Proteins co-encoded in one Arachis hypogaea cultivar Tifrunner chromosome 11, arahy.Tifrunner.gnm2.J5K5, whole genome shotgun sequence genomic window:
- the LOC112720571 gene encoding uncharacterized protein: MMQISTTNKYLPEFGMDESVFFHNQYPMMDSSTITSSPTPWPQINLDDIDFNQIQESFSSASSPKSYTSNKRFNSSFSPIERPTKQQKNAYSHGISTNTTTTTSNEFMVPKASSSSSSQIISFEQHSNASSVASYNHHHQQLYNNNPSSDQGNHVLKPKTESVCSENLDFASVVSQADKANKGSAGAATTRNPTQAQDHVIAERKRREKLSQRFIALSAIVPGLKKMDKASVLGDAIKYLKQLQEKVKILEEQVAEKTVESAVFVKRSILFAEDNGSSSEENPEIEARISGKDVLIRIHCDKHSGIVPKIINEIEKHDLSVQSSSFLPFGNNSLDITIVAQMKKECTLTAKDIIKGLNQALKQLS; the protein is encoded by the exons ATGATGCAAATCTCCACCACCAACAAGTACTTGCCTGAATTT GGAATGGATGAGTCGGTTTTCTTCCATAATCAATACCCAATGATGGATTCATCAACAATCACATCATCTCCAACACCATGGCCGCAGATTAATCTTGATGATATTGACTTCAACCAAATCCAAGAGTCCTTCTCTTCAGCCTCATCCCCAAAGAGCTACACCTCAAACAAGCGCTTCAACTCTTCTTTCTCACCAATTGAAAGACCAACTAAGCAACAAAAAAATGCTTATAGCCATGGGATTAGTACTAATACCACTACTACTACCAGCAATGAATTCATGGTTCCCAaagcttcttcctcttcttcttcccaaATCATCTCGTTCGAGCAGCACTCGAACGCTTCTTCGGTTGCTTCCTATAACCACCATCATCAGCAACTCTACAATAATAACCCTTCTTCAGATCAGGGTAACCATGTTTTGAAGCCCAAGACTGAGAGTGTGTGCAGTGAGAATTTGGATTTTGCCAGTGTGGTTTCTCAAGCTGATAAGGCCAATAAAGGTTCCGCGGGGGCGGCCACCACCAGAAACCCAACTCAGGCCCAAGATCACGTCATTGCCGAAAGAAAACGAAGGGAGAAGCTCAGCCAGAGGTTCATTGCACTTTCCGCCATTGTTCCTGGACTCAAGAag ATGGACAAGGCTTCTGTATTGGGAGATGCTATCAAATATCTGAAGCAACTGCAAGAAAAAGTGAAGATTCTAGAAGAGCAAGTTGCTGAAAAAACCGTAGAATCCGCAGTTTTCGTGAAGAGATCCATCCTCTTCGCAGAAGACAATGGATCTTCTTCGGAAGAGAACCCGGAGATAGAAGCAAGAATTTCAGGCAAAGACGTTCTCATTAGAATCCACTGTGACAAACACAGTGGAATAGTGCCAAAAATAATCAACGAGATTGAGAAGCATGATCTCAGTGTTCAAAGTAGTAGCTTCTTGCCCTTTGGGAACAACTCACTTGACATCACCATTGTTGCTCAG ATGAAGAAGGAATGCACCTTGACAGCAAAAGATATAATAAAAGGCTTAAATCAGGCTTTGAAGCAGCTGAGTTGA